One window of the Synechococcus sp. CC9311 genome contains the following:
- the nuoK gene encoding NADH-quinone oxidoreductase subunit NuoK yields MLSELLSGSVPLQAYLLLAAVLFCTGVWGLINSRNAVRVLMSIELMLNAVNINLMAFSSYVDGQLIRGQVFSVFVITVAAAEAAVGLAILLSLYRNRVTVDMERFNLLRW; encoded by the coding sequence ATGCTCTCTGAGCTTCTTTCCGGTTCCGTTCCTCTCCAGGCTTACCTGCTGTTAGCAGCAGTCCTGTTTTGTACTGGGGTCTGGGGTCTCATCAATAGTCGTAATGCTGTTCGGGTGTTGATGAGCATTGAGTTGATGCTCAATGCAGTGAACATCAATCTGATGGCGTTTTCTTCCTACGTCGACGGCCAACTCATTCGTGGGCAGGTTTTCTCAGTGTTTGTGATCACAGTTGCAGCAGCTGAGGCTGCAGTGGGTCTGGCGATCTTGTTGTCGCTGTATCGAAACAGAGTCACTGTGGACATGGAGCGCTTCAATCTGTTGCGCTGGTAA
- a CDS encoding NADH-quinone oxidoreductase subunit J, giving the protein MTIAASTQLICFLALSAVIVLGALGVVLLSNIVYSAFLLGGVFLAVAGLYLLLNASFVAAAQVLVYVGAVNVLILFAIMLVNKKEDLAPIPGLPIRRLLSGGVCVGLFALLTRVVVTTPWTEGPTPIGEDATVRIGEHLFTDYLLPFELASVLLLMAMIGAIVLARRDVQSVDPVTGQEVDQGLIEKARTPLLVDQPRA; this is encoded by the coding sequence ATGACGATCGCCGCGTCAACGCAGCTCATTTGTTTTTTGGCTCTGAGTGCCGTCATCGTTCTTGGAGCCCTCGGTGTTGTTCTCTTGAGCAACATCGTTTATTCGGCCTTCCTCCTCGGAGGAGTCTTTCTGGCAGTGGCAGGTCTCTATCTCCTGCTCAACGCCAGTTTTGTGGCTGCGGCCCAGGTTCTGGTCTATGTGGGTGCTGTGAACGTCTTGATCCTGTTCGCGATCATGCTTGTCAATAAGAAGGAGGATCTGGCTCCGATTCCGGGACTTCCTATACGCCGTCTTTTATCTGGTGGTGTGTGTGTGGGTCTGTTTGCTCTTTTGACCCGTGTTGTGGTCACCACTCCTTGGACCGAGGGCCCAACGCCGATAGGGGAGGATGCAACCGTACGGATTGGTGAGCATTTGTTTACCGATTACCTACTGCCTTTTGAGTTGGCATCCGTTTTATTGTTGATGGCCATGATTGGAGCGATTGTTCTGGCCCGTCGTGACGTTCAATCCGTGGATCCTGTCACTGGTCAAGAGGTTGATCAGGGACTGATTGAAAAGGCACGCACTCCATTACTTGTTGACCAGCCTCGCGCCTGA
- the ndhI gene encoding NAD(P)H-quinone oxidoreductase subunit I: MFGFLKQVGDYTRDAVDAARNLTQGLSVTFDHMKRRPVTVQYPYEKLIPSERYRGRIHYEFDKCIACEVCVRVCPINLPVVDWVMNKETKKKELRNYSIDFGVCIFCGNCVEYCPTNCLSMTEEYELAAFDRHSLNYDNVALGRLPTSVTTDPSVQPLRELVYLPAGEVQPHGVSPDRPRAGKLPEQILEELKAAGSMKAAEDERESSSSASNMEESAG, from the coding sequence ATGTTCGGCTTCCTTAAACAGGTTGGTGATTACACCAGGGATGCAGTGGATGCGGCCCGTAATCTCACGCAAGGCCTGTCGGTCACCTTCGATCACATGAAGCGCCGTCCGGTCACGGTGCAATACCCCTACGAAAAGCTGATTCCCTCGGAGCGCTATCGAGGACGCATTCATTACGAGTTCGATAAGTGCATTGCTTGTGAGGTCTGTGTGAGGGTGTGTCCCATCAATCTCCCAGTGGTTGATTGGGTGATGAACAAGGAAACGAAGAAAAAAGAGCTACGCAATTACTCGATTGATTTTGGGGTTTGTATTTTCTGTGGCAACTGCGTTGAGTACTGCCCCACCAATTGCTTATCGATGACCGAAGAATATGAATTGGCTGCCTTCGATCGCCATAGCCTGAATTACGACAACGTTGCGTTAGGCCGCTTACCTACCAGTGTGACGACAGATCCATCGGTTCAGCCGTTGCGGGAACTGGTGTATTTGCCGGCTGGCGAAGTTCAGCCCCATGGCGTTTCTCCTGACCGTCCCCGAGCAGGCAAGCTCCCTGAGCAAATCCTTGAGGAACTCAAAGCAGCTGGATCCATGAAGGCTGCAGAGGATGAGAGAGAATCATCCTCATCAGCTTCCAATATGGAGGAGAGCGCAGGATGA
- the nuoH gene encoding NADH-quinone oxidoreductase subunit NuoH, which yields MSPGLDLEQSFSQALEGLGLSAQAARMLWLPFPMLLVLVAAVVGVLVTVWLERKISAAVQQRVGPEYAGALGVLQPLADGLKLLVKEDIIPDRADSILFTLGPVLVVVPVILSWLIVPFGQNLLISDVGVGIFLWISLSSVQPIGLLMSGYASNNKYSLLGGLRAAAQSISYEIPLALAVLAVVMMSNSLSTVDIVNQQTGAGVLSWNIWRQPVGFLIFWICALAECERLPFDLPEAEEELVAGYQTEYSGMKFALFYLGSYINLVLSALLVSILYLGGWGFPIPVEWLASWLGQPIDAPLVQLITGTVGIVMTVLKAYLLVFIAILLRWTTPRVRIDQLLDLGWKFLLPLALVNLLVTAALKLAFPVAFGG from the coding sequence GTGAGCCCGGGTCTTGATCTTGAGCAGAGCTTCAGTCAGGCACTGGAGGGGCTTGGGCTCTCAGCCCAGGCTGCACGCATGCTCTGGCTTCCCTTCCCGATGTTGCTGGTCCTTGTGGCCGCTGTTGTAGGGGTTCTGGTCACGGTTTGGCTCGAACGAAAAATTTCTGCAGCCGTGCAACAAAGGGTCGGACCTGAATATGCCGGAGCGCTGGGCGTTCTTCAGCCTCTTGCCGATGGGCTCAAGCTGCTCGTCAAGGAAGACATCATTCCGGATCGTGCAGACAGCATTCTTTTCACTCTCGGCCCTGTGCTGGTGGTGGTTCCGGTCATTTTGTCCTGGTTGATCGTGCCCTTCGGTCAGAACCTGTTGATCAGCGATGTGGGCGTTGGCATTTTTCTTTGGATCTCGCTCAGCAGCGTTCAGCCCATTGGGCTTCTAATGAGTGGCTATGCCTCAAATAACAAATATTCGTTGTTAGGTGGTCTCCGTGCCGCAGCCCAGTCGATCAGTTATGAAATCCCTCTCGCGTTGGCCGTATTGGCCGTCGTGATGATGAGCAATTCCCTAAGCACCGTCGATATCGTTAATCAACAAACCGGCGCTGGGGTTCTGAGTTGGAACATTTGGCGCCAGCCAGTTGGTTTCCTGATTTTCTGGATCTGTGCGCTTGCCGAATGTGAGCGTCTGCCTTTTGACCTTCCGGAAGCTGAGGAAGAGCTCGTTGCTGGCTATCAGACGGAATACTCGGGGATGAAATTTGCCCTCTTCTACTTGGGCAGCTACATCAATCTCGTTCTTTCGGCTCTCCTCGTCTCCATCCTTTATTTAGGTGGTTGGGGCTTCCCAATTCCTGTTGAGTGGCTTGCTTCGTGGTTAGGTCAGCCCATTGATGCTCCTCTGGTGCAGTTGATCACAGGCACTGTGGGCATTGTGATGACTGTCTTGAAGGCCTACTTGCTGGTCTTTATCGCGATCCTTTTGCGTTGGACCACTCCACGGGTCAGGATTGATCAGCTGTTGGACCTTGGCTGGAAATTCCTGTTGCCTCTGGCCTTGGTCAACCTCTTGGTCACAGCAGCCCTCAAGCTGGCCTTCCCGGTTGCTTTTGGCGGCTGA
- a CDS encoding citrate synthase, which produces MSQTGGNEIRHERTGLLFRPGLEGVPATQSSICDIDGLQGRLSYRGYSLGDLAVHSSFLETTYLLIWGELPTPQQFRDFEHEVQMHRRVSFRVRDMMKCFPANGHPMDALQSSAASLGLFYSRRAIDDPQYIYDAVVRLIAKIPTMVAAFQLIRKGQDPIQPRDDLAYSANFLYMLTEQEPDPLASRIFDRCLILHAEHSLNASTFSARVTASTLTDPYAVVASAVGTLAGPLHGGANEDVLAMLEEIGTPEQADSYLESAVASKRKVMGFGHREYKVKDPRAVILQALAEELFVRFGHDELYDVAHALETAAAIRLGPKGIYPNVDFYSGLVYRKLGIPRDLFTPVFAISRVAGWLAHWREQLGANRIFRPSQIYTGTSMRHWVPADERVNAAGA; this is translated from the coding sequence GTGAGTCAGACGGGTGGTAACGAAATCCGGCATGAACGCACGGGGTTGTTGTTCAGGCCTGGTTTGGAGGGTGTCCCCGCAACCCAATCTTCGATTTGCGATATTGACGGCCTGCAGGGGCGTCTCTCCTATCGGGGCTACTCCCTCGGTGACCTTGCAGTCCACAGCAGTTTTCTGGAGACCACGTATCTGTTGATTTGGGGTGAATTGCCGACACCTCAGCAATTTCGTGATTTCGAGCACGAAGTGCAGATGCATCGTCGCGTCAGCTTTCGGGTGCGCGACATGATGAAGTGTTTCCCCGCCAACGGGCATCCGATGGATGCTCTGCAATCGAGCGCGGCCTCTTTGGGGCTCTTTTATTCCCGTCGGGCCATCGACGATCCTCAGTACATCTATGACGCCGTCGTCAGGCTGATTGCCAAAATTCCAACCATGGTGGCGGCCTTCCAGTTGATCCGTAAAGGCCAGGATCCAATTCAGCCCCGGGATGACTTGGCGTACTCAGCCAACTTTTTGTACATGCTCACGGAGCAAGAGCCCGATCCTCTCGCTTCTCGGATCTTTGATCGCTGCTTGATCCTTCACGCTGAGCACAGCCTCAATGCCAGCACGTTCAGCGCAAGGGTGACGGCAAGCACTTTGACGGACCCCTACGCCGTTGTGGCATCGGCAGTAGGCACCTTGGCGGGCCCTCTTCACGGTGGAGCCAACGAAGATGTCCTTGCGATGCTGGAAGAGATCGGGACTCCGGAACAAGCCGACTCCTACCTCGAGTCAGCCGTGGCGAGCAAACGCAAGGTAATGGGTTTTGGCCATCGCGAGTACAAAGTCAAAGATCCGCGGGCGGTGATTCTTCAGGCATTAGCGGAGGAGTTGTTTGTTCGGTTTGGTCACGACGAGCTCTATGACGTGGCCCATGCCCTTGAGACGGCTGCCGCTATTCGACTGGGGCCTAAGGGGATTTATCCCAACGTTGATTTTTATTCAGGCCTTGTGTACAGGAAGCTTGGGATTCCAAGAGATCTGTTCACCCCTGTGTTTGCGATTTCCCGCGTCGCTGGTTGGCTGGCTCACTGGAGGGAGCAGCTCGGTGCGAATCGAATTTTCCGCCCTTCTCAGATTTATACCGGCACATCCATGCGTCATTGGGTCCCTGCGGATGAGCGTGTGAATGCCGCGGGCGCTTAA
- a CDS encoding histidine phosphatase family protein, which yields MPTAYVSALSCGLADLLLLRHGIAVERNQGVDHPERCLTPLGLERTFKVCCRLRDLGLISDRSYSSPYRRARETAELAVKSGMAPKVELTSCLAPGGDPWPLVQRLQGSCLLVGHEPDLSRLAALLMGARPSGLRLRKAGFCHLRWDSSHQDPRGLAQLQGLLRPGLLLPGCV from the coding sequence GTGCCAACCGCTTACGTCTCCGCGCTCAGCTGCGGTTTGGCTGATCTACTGCTCCTGCGTCACGGCATCGCGGTTGAGCGCAACCAAGGTGTGGACCATCCAGAACGTTGTCTGACGCCTCTGGGGTTAGAGCGCACATTCAAGGTGTGCTGCCGTCTGCGCGATCTCGGACTCATCTCCGACCGCTCGTACAGCAGTCCTTATCGTCGAGCGCGTGAAACGGCTGAACTGGCCGTGAAAAGTGGCATGGCTCCAAAGGTTGAGCTCACCAGTTGTCTTGCGCCTGGTGGGGATCCGTGGCCCTTGGTTCAGCGTTTGCAAGGCTCGTGTTTGCTTGTGGGGCATGAACCTGATTTGAGTCGGCTGGCTGCGCTGTTGATGGGGGCTCGACCCAGTGGCCTCCGTTTGCGTAAAGCAGGGTTTTGTCATCTCCGTTGGGACTCATCCCATCAAGATCCACGCGGCTTGGCGCAGCTGCAGGGGTTGCTAAGGCCAGGTCTGTTGTTGCCGGGCTGCGTTTAA
- a CDS encoding DUF3352 domain-containing protein, which yields MKARSFLLAVAAAVLLLLTTALGLWWAMAEQSPLKLVGQPLVLPRAARFVPRDASLSLHWLTDPVRMPAYAQAVAPVSRRRQARDSTQQLRDGAFALAGLDFAGELADWIGPQVSLSLVGPVADAPSGWVLALTSLDQDGAKRFLQRFWQTRSLAGTDLQISRYRGMGVISGRGALLGREPQPIATALIDDDLLLIASSRGVLEQSLDVSQLDALHQLGDEALVADLQQLGRGAALLTADPVAMARWLGMPSSISDHDDLVGLVAALEPKGTALNLDAVLRFRQPLGSSGNGVPLSQSLLRSAGGSASALAVLSDPADLLSPNSQDPVARWLAPVLEETLQTLGAEGASTVVGLDPGPLLWKQGKEGWLLGTTNDQPGLEAVDADLQSKGLVRSALPSDGASIEVWTRLARQRQRGEASLQAQLAVALERESGQDWWGQTLDALTTRQDHSALEPRLDQLKALQDEGTAPLAQQLALATEPSRAQLQRWRPWSLIQSVAGRPLLPAVQGLALAAGVETEEAADRVGANRLRLRAQLRFG from the coding sequence ATGAAGGCGCGCTCCTTCCTATTAGCTGTCGCTGCAGCGGTGTTGTTGCTGCTAACCACCGCATTGGGCTTGTGGTGGGCGATGGCAGAGCAGAGTCCCCTCAAACTGGTTGGGCAACCCCTCGTGTTGCCACGAGCCGCTCGGTTCGTCCCGAGAGACGCATCTCTCAGTTTGCATTGGCTCACTGATCCTGTGCGCATGCCTGCGTATGCCCAGGCGGTGGCTCCCGTGTCACGCCGACGCCAAGCGCGGGACAGTACGCAGCAATTGCGGGATGGAGCTTTTGCGTTAGCGGGCTTGGACTTTGCGGGAGAACTCGCGGATTGGATCGGTCCCCAGGTCAGTCTTTCTTTGGTTGGACCCGTCGCCGATGCACCATCGGGTTGGGTGCTTGCTCTCACAAGCCTTGATCAAGACGGTGCAAAGCGCTTCCTCCAGCGTTTTTGGCAAACGCGCAGTTTGGCTGGCACTGATCTGCAAATCAGTCGTTACCGGGGAATGGGGGTGATTAGCGGCCGGGGAGCATTGCTCGGACGAGAGCCACAGCCAATCGCTACAGCCTTGATCGACGATGACCTGCTTCTAATCGCCTCCAGTCGTGGTGTGCTGGAGCAGTCCCTGGATGTGTCTCAGCTTGATGCTCTGCACCAACTTGGAGACGAAGCTCTTGTCGCGGATTTGCAGCAGCTGGGTCGGGGTGCGGCTCTGCTGACCGCCGATCCCGTTGCGATGGCGAGGTGGCTTGGAATGCCCAGCTCCATCTCTGATCACGATGACCTTGTTGGCCTAGTGGCAGCACTGGAACCCAAAGGGACTGCCCTCAATTTGGATGCTGTGTTGCGTTTTCGTCAGCCGCTCGGGAGTTCAGGGAATGGGGTACCGCTGTCGCAGTCTTTGCTGCGTTCAGCTGGAGGATCAGCATCTGCCTTGGCTGTGCTTTCGGATCCTGCCGATCTCCTAAGTCCAAATAGTCAGGACCCTGTCGCTCGATGGTTGGCGCCTGTTCTTGAGGAGACCCTCCAAACGCTAGGGGCCGAGGGAGCTTCGACTGTGGTGGGATTGGATCCGGGCCCACTGCTATGGAAGCAGGGCAAAGAGGGATGGCTGTTGGGAACAACGAATGATCAGCCCGGTTTGGAGGCCGTGGATGCGGACCTCCAGTCCAAGGGTCTCGTGCGCTCGGCCCTGCCTTCTGATGGCGCTTCCATTGAGGTGTGGACTCGGTTAGCCCGGCAGCGGCAGCGCGGTGAAGCCTCTCTCCAGGCCCAGCTTGCAGTGGCCTTAGAACGCGAATCTGGCCAAGACTGGTGGGGGCAGACATTGGATGCTCTGACAACGCGTCAGGATCATTCAGCCCTCGAGCCTCGTTTGGATCAACTAAAAGCCTTGCAGGATGAGGGGACGGCACCTTTGGCACAACAGTTGGCATTGGCGACCGAGCCCAGCCGCGCTCAGCTTCAAAGGTGGCGGCCCTGGAGCTTGATTCAGTCGGTGGCTGGACGGCCGCTACTTCCAGCGGTGCAGGGGCTTGCTTTGGCCGCTGGTGTCGAGACAGAGGAAGCTGCTGACCGAGTAGGTGCCAACCGCTTACGTCTCCGCGCTCAGCTGCGGTTTGGCTGA
- a CDS encoding rhodanese-like domain-containing protein: MTSSSPQSITARDLHEWLSSGTSLQLVDVREHSEVEIAPFPGQVEHLPLSESNLWLSELPARLTTSKPIVVICHAGIRSRNFGCWLLDQGQGYDVWNLEGGIHAWSVEVDPTVPRY; encoded by the coding sequence ATGACATCCTCTTCACCCCAATCCATCACCGCCAGAGACCTTCACGAGTGGCTGTCGAGCGGCACCTCCCTTCAGCTTGTTGATGTTCGAGAGCACTCCGAAGTGGAAATTGCTCCCTTCCCCGGACAGGTGGAACATTTACCGCTGAGCGAATCCAATCTCTGGCTCTCCGAGCTGCCCGCAAGGCTGACGACCAGCAAGCCCATCGTGGTGATTTGTCACGCCGGGATCCGCAGCAGGAACTTTGGCTGCTGGCTCTTAGATCAGGGACAGGGTTACGACGTTTGGAACTTAGAAGGTGGCATTCATGCCTGGAGCGTGGAGGTTGACCCCACCGTTCCCCGCTACTGA
- the hrcA gene encoding heat-inducible transcriptional repressor HrcA produces MQPLPRRQQEVLRATVHHYVDTIEPVGSRTLVQRFDLQASAATVRSAMGALEQRGLLTQPHTSAGRVPSPNGYRHYVDCLLPRPGAIAQHLDQELNQLSLRWAALDDLLQNMARRLTDFTGLMSLITHPTQSQPALEAIRLVRSEERLLVMLVKNSSQASHLNLRLPHGSEHQIEAMDQWARRQLDGNGSLNWNALPRELQACGRALRDAIDSHQTLETAQETKALFHGVSRLVAEPEFSQSAKVRPLLELMDQSPGAVTLSAPGPGCGVWIGQEHPEQALHQCSVVQATYTSATDGVGHVALVGPMRMAYATALAAVKSAAHRLDYLLN; encoded by the coding sequence GTGCAGCCGCTGCCCCGCCGACAACAGGAGGTACTCAGGGCCACGGTGCACCACTACGTCGACACCATTGAGCCAGTGGGAAGCCGCACACTGGTTCAAAGGTTCGATCTGCAAGCCAGTGCTGCCACAGTGCGTTCAGCCATGGGGGCCCTTGAGCAACGGGGTCTTCTGACCCAACCACACACGTCTGCGGGACGGGTTCCAAGCCCAAATGGATACCGACATTACGTGGACTGCTTGCTCCCTAGGCCCGGAGCAATCGCCCAACATCTCGATCAAGAGCTCAACCAACTCAGCCTTCGCTGGGCAGCTCTTGATGACCTGCTCCAAAACATGGCTAGGAGGCTCACCGACTTCACGGGACTGATGAGCCTGATCACTCACCCCACCCAAAGCCAACCCGCACTGGAAGCCATCCGACTGGTTCGCAGCGAGGAGCGGTTGCTGGTGATGTTGGTGAAGAATTCCAGCCAAGCCAGTCACCTCAACCTGCGGCTGCCACACGGCAGTGAACATCAAATCGAAGCGATGGATCAGTGGGCGCGCCGGCAGCTCGATGGCAACGGCAGTTTGAATTGGAACGCACTTCCAAGAGAACTGCAGGCCTGCGGCAGGGCCCTCCGGGATGCCATCGACAGCCATCAGACCTTGGAGACCGCTCAAGAGACCAAGGCCTTATTTCACGGTGTATCTCGTCTCGTCGCCGAGCCCGAATTCAGCCAAAGCGCCAAGGTCAGACCACTCCTAGAACTGATGGATCAAAGTCCCGGAGCCGTGACCCTCTCCGCTCCCGGTCCTGGCTGCGGCGTCTGGATTGGCCAAGAACATCCTGAACAAGCTCTTCACCAATGCTCAGTGGTCCAAGCCACCTACACGAGCGCCACTGATGGAGTCGGACACGTGGCACTTGTGGGTCCGATGCGCATGGCCTATGCCACAGCACTTGCTGCAGTGAAGAGTGCTGCACATCGTCTCGACTATCTCCTGAACTGA
- a CDS encoding ABC transporter substrate-binding protein, with amino-acid sequence MKTRLAIVLGLSMTGALFAIWGGVNQTTKQDQFETAQTTTIASNDANRSVASENLDSLLDEEPRPWLLAQSLPLKGPSGLIGERFALGIDTVLRELNNRGGIAGRPVKIWRIDDGYEPENTLRNTRWFAAEPDVLALFGFFGTPTSKAALPIAKKAGLTLVAPLTGASALRAQGQTGVLHFRASYGEEARRIVNHLVNDGFVRIAVAYQNDAYGKDVLASTEKALQSHDLRAVSTAALPRNSTETTQAADTIVKSKPDALIVISLSKTMASLVNNVHRSGSRPQLMTISPTGTKALFRDLPQAAAFGVGVTQVVPFPWDARHPDVASYQRLLRQQQPDGDVDFDFYSLEGFMAAQWLVKAMEAIAPNVTRERLMKELKRTTPGLHRSIDLVFLGSDPWEP; translated from the coding sequence TTGAAAACGCGCCTCGCAATCGTCCTCGGACTCAGCATGACGGGGGCGTTGTTTGCCATTTGGGGGGGTGTCAATCAGACAACCAAACAGGATCAATTTGAGACCGCACAGACCACCACGATTGCTTCCAACGATGCAAATCGAAGCGTTGCTAGCGAGAACCTTGATTCACTTCTCGACGAAGAACCTCGCCCTTGGTTATTGGCACAATCACTGCCCCTAAAAGGCCCCTCTGGACTCATCGGAGAGCGCTTCGCCCTGGGAATCGACACCGTTTTACGGGAATTAAACAACCGCGGTGGCATCGCAGGACGACCCGTGAAAATCTGGCGAATCGATGATGGCTATGAGCCAGAAAATACCCTGCGTAATACCCGCTGGTTTGCCGCGGAACCCGATGTTTTGGCCCTGTTTGGCTTTTTTGGTACCCCCACGAGCAAGGCGGCTTTACCGATCGCCAAGAAGGCGGGACTCACGCTCGTTGCACCTCTCACAGGTGCTAGCGCCCTAAGAGCACAAGGCCAGACAGGGGTTTTGCACTTCCGTGCAAGCTATGGGGAGGAAGCCCGACGCATCGTCAACCACCTCGTCAACGACGGCTTCGTGAGAATTGCCGTGGCATATCAAAACGACGCCTATGGGAAAGATGTGCTTGCAAGCACGGAGAAAGCCTTGCAGAGCCACGATCTCCGCGCTGTCAGCACAGCGGCTCTGCCACGAAACTCAACGGAAACAACGCAAGCAGCCGACACGATTGTCAAATCGAAACCCGATGCCCTCATCGTGATCTCGCTCAGCAAAACGATGGCCTCGCTGGTGAACAACGTGCATCGAAGTGGCAGCCGCCCGCAATTGATGACGATCTCTCCAACAGGGACCAAAGCGCTCTTCCGGGATCTTCCTCAAGCAGCAGCCTTTGGCGTTGGTGTCACACAAGTCGTGCCGTTCCCGTGGGATGCACGGCATCCAGATGTCGCGAGCTATCAACGCCTTTTACGTCAACAGCAGCCGGATGGTGACGTTGATTTCGATTTTTACAGCCTCGAGGGCTTCATGGCAGCGCAATGGCTCGTAAAAGCAATGGAAGCGATCGCTCCCAATGTCACCCGAGAACGCCTTATGAAGGAGCTCAAGCGAACCACTCCGGGGCTACATCGCAGCATTGATCTTGTGTTTCTCGGCAGTGATCCCTGGGAACCCTGA